A single region of the Arthrobacter sp. zg-Y20 genome encodes:
- the fdhA gene encoding formaldehyde dehydrogenase, glutathione-independent translates to MSSNRGVAYIEPGVVEVQDIDYPTFELKDGPGVNPANIGRKLPHAAILKVVTTNICGSDQHMVRGRTTAPPNLILGHEITGEVVETGPDVEFINVGDLVSVPFNISCGRCRNCKERKTGICLNVNPERPGSAYGYVDMGGWVGGQAEYALVPYADWNLLRFPDKDQAMEKIMDLTMLSDIFPTGYHGAVSAGVGVGSTVYIAGAGPVGLAAAASAQLLGAAAVIVGDLNQERLAQARSFGCETVDISQGDPKDQIEQILGVPEVDCGVDAVGFEARGHGSGSDTEAPATVLNALMDITAAGGALGIPGLYVTGDPGGIDEAAQKGSLSLDLGTGWAKSLSFTTGQCPVMKYNRELMMAILHDRVQIAKAVNATPISLDQAPESYREFDSGAARKYVIDPNGMVGSHS, encoded by the coding sequence ATGAGTTCCAATCGGGGAGTTGCCTACATTGAACCCGGGGTAGTGGAAGTCCAGGACATTGACTATCCCACCTTCGAACTGAAAGACGGGCCGGGGGTGAATCCCGCCAACATCGGCCGGAAACTGCCGCACGCGGCCATCCTGAAAGTGGTCACCACCAACATCTGCGGCTCGGACCAGCACATGGTCCGCGGCCGGACCACGGCTCCGCCCAACCTTATTCTCGGCCACGAGATCACCGGCGAAGTGGTGGAAACCGGACCGGATGTCGAATTCATCAACGTTGGAGACCTGGTCTCGGTGCCGTTCAATATTTCCTGCGGCCGCTGCCGCAACTGCAAGGAACGCAAGACCGGGATCTGCCTGAACGTGAACCCGGAGCGCCCCGGCAGTGCCTATGGATACGTGGACATGGGCGGCTGGGTCGGCGGACAGGCCGAGTACGCCCTGGTTCCCTACGCGGACTGGAACCTGCTGCGGTTCCCGGACAAGGACCAGGCCATGGAGAAAATCATGGACCTGACCATGCTCTCGGACATTTTCCCCACCGGGTACCACGGTGCCGTCAGCGCAGGTGTGGGGGTTGGGTCCACCGTATACATTGCCGGTGCCGGGCCGGTGGGACTGGCAGCTGCCGCCTCCGCCCAGCTGCTGGGAGCCGCGGCCGTCATTGTGGGTGACCTGAACCAGGAGCGGCTGGCACAGGCCCGCAGCTTCGGCTGCGAGACGGTGGATATTTCGCAGGGCGATCCCAAGGACCAAATCGAGCAGATCCTCGGCGTGCCGGAGGTGGACTGCGGCGTGGATGCCGTGGGCTTCGAAGCCCGCGGACACGGCTCCGGATCGGACACCGAAGCCCCGGCCACCGTCCTGAATGCCCTGATGGACATCACCGCGGCCGGCGGTGCCCTGGGCATTCCAGGCCTCTACGTCACCGGTGACCCGGGCGGTATCGACGAAGCGGCGCAGAAGGGGTCCCTGAGCCTGGACCTGGGCACCGGCTGGGCCAAGTCCCTGTCCTTCACCACCGGGCAGTGTCCGGTGATGAAGTACAACCGGGAACTGATGATGGCGATCCTCCATGACAGGGTCCAGATCGCCAAGGCGGTCAACGCCACGCCCATCAGCCTGGACCAGGCACCGGAGTCCTACCGCGAGTTCGACTCCGGTGCAGCCCGCAAGTACGTCATCGACCCCAACGGCATGGTGGGCTCGCACAGCTAG
- the trxA gene encoding thioredoxin → MATIDITEATFPETIEENDIVFVDFWADWCGPCKQFAPVYDSVSQKHEDITFAKVDTEAEQGLAAAAGITSIPTLMAFREKVLVFSQPGALNASQFSELVDAVKGLDMKAVHEQIAAQEREAAAGSNGQPTQG, encoded by the coding sequence ATGGCTACTATCGACATCACCGAAGCAACCTTCCCCGAAACCATCGAGGAAAACGACATCGTCTTCGTGGACTTCTGGGCGGACTGGTGCGGACCGTGCAAGCAGTTTGCACCCGTGTACGACTCGGTTTCGCAGAAGCACGAGGACATTACCTTTGCGAAGGTGGACACCGAGGCGGAGCAGGGCCTGGCCGCCGCCGCAGGCATTACCTCCATCCCCACGCTTATGGCGTTCCGCGAGAAGGTGCTGGTGTTCTCCCAGCCCGGCGCACTCAATGCGAGCCAGTTCAGCGAACTGGTGGATGCCGTGAAGGGCCTGGACATGAAGGCCGTGCACGAGCAGATCGCCGCACAGGAGCGCGAGGCAGCGGCCGGCTCCAACGGGCAGCCCACCCAGGGCTAG
- a CDS encoding MarR family winged helix-turn-helix transcriptional regulator: protein MTTDPALDDLADEFRESLRLALYIARNMDAETNLSATQVSILKMAAGDGLRVSEIARNLGVKVPSATEQIIRLEGAGLVVRSPDPHDSRGVRVILTPVGAKELREANGSRTALMATLLEQLSGEERNALAQALPVIRRLSKLPGA, encoded by the coding sequence ATGACGACCGATCCCGCCCTGGACGATCTTGCGGACGAATTCCGTGAGTCCCTCCGGCTGGCACTGTACATTGCCCGCAACATGGATGCGGAGACGAACCTCAGCGCCACGCAGGTCAGCATCCTGAAAATGGCGGCCGGTGACGGCCTGCGGGTGAGCGAAATTGCCCGGAACCTGGGCGTCAAGGTGCCCAGCGCCACAGAGCAGATCATCCGGCTTGAAGGTGCGGGCCTGGTGGTGCGCAGCCCGGACCCGCACGATTCGCGCGGCGTCCGGGTCATCCTTACCCCGGTCGGAGCGAAGGAGCTGCGGGAAGCCAACGGCAGCCGGACCGCGTTGATGGCAACACTCCTCGAGCAGCTCAGCGGGGAAGAACGCAACGCCCTGGCCCAAGCGCTGCCGGTGATCCGGCGGCTGAGCAAACTGCCCGGGGCCTAG
- a CDS encoding YajQ family cyclic di-GMP-binding protein codes for MASESTFDVVSKIDKQEVANALNQAQKEIVQRYDFKGVGAEVDFSGEKILMKANSEDRVKAVLDVLQSKLVKRGISLKSLDAGEPFASGKEYRIEASMKEGIAQDQAKKINKLIRDEGPKGVKSQIQGDELRVSSKSRDDLQATMALLKGADLEVDLQFINFR; via the coding sequence ATGGCAAGCGAGTCTACGTTCGACGTCGTCAGCAAGATCGATAAGCAGGAAGTGGCCAACGCGCTGAACCAGGCGCAGAAGGAAATTGTCCAGCGCTACGACTTCAAGGGCGTCGGCGCCGAGGTGGACTTCAGCGGCGAGAAGATCCTGATGAAGGCCAACTCCGAGGACCGCGTGAAGGCTGTCCTGGACGTGCTGCAGTCCAAACTGGTCAAGCGCGGCATTTCGCTGAAGTCCCTGGACGCCGGAGAGCCCTTCGCCTCCGGCAAGGAGTACCGGATCGAGGCCTCCATGAAGGAAGGCATCGCCCAGGACCAGGCGAAGAAGATCAACAAGCTGATCCGCGACGAAGGCCCCAAGGGCGTCAAGTCGCAGATCCAGGGCGACGAGCTGCGCGTCAGCTCCAAGTCCCGCGATGATCTCCAGGCCACCATGGCGCTGCTTAAGGGCGCGGACCTCGAGGTGGACCTGCAGTTCATCAACTTCCGCTAA
- a CDS encoding histidine phosphatase family protein, with amino-acid sequence MRLILIRHGQTPSNVEHYLDTAVPGPGLTELGLEQAAALPEALGHEPIDGVFASNLVRTQLTAAPLAAELGLPVEIRDGLREISAGDLEMRNDRDSIIAYLKTVYRWVNGETEARMPGGPDGAGTLARFDGVVGELAAAGLRAPVIFSHGAMIRTWVTARAQNVGPDFIVRNALSNTGIAVLEAPEPAVGGVGPWQLLTWMGEPVGGESVEDYGDDGPAAEDVRL; translated from the coding sequence ATGCGCCTGATACTGATCCGCCACGGCCAGACCCCGTCCAATGTGGAGCATTACCTGGACACTGCCGTCCCCGGTCCCGGACTCACCGAGCTGGGGCTCGAGCAGGCCGCCGCGCTCCCGGAAGCGCTCGGGCACGAGCCCATCGACGGGGTCTTCGCGTCCAACCTGGTGCGCACCCAGCTCACCGCTGCGCCGCTGGCTGCCGAGTTGGGGCTGCCGGTGGAGATCAGGGACGGGCTGCGGGAAATTTCCGCCGGCGACCTCGAGATGCGCAATGACCGGGATTCGATCATCGCCTACCTCAAAACCGTGTACCGCTGGGTCAACGGGGAGACGGAGGCCCGGATGCCCGGCGGCCCGGACGGCGCGGGCACCTTGGCGCGTTTTGACGGCGTCGTCGGCGAACTGGCCGCCGCCGGGCTGCGGGCGCCGGTAATCTTCAGCCACGGCGCGATGATCCGGACGTGGGTCACCGCCCGGGCGCAGAACGTGGGACCGGACTTCATTGTCCGCAACGCCCTGAGTAACACCGGCATCGCCGTGCTGGAAGCGCCGGAGCCCGCCGTCGGCGGCGTGGGCCCGTGGCAGCTGCTGACCTGGATGGGTGAGCCCGTGGGTGGGGAATCTGTGGAGGACTACGGCGACGACGGTCCTGCCGCCGAAGACGTAAGGCTCTAG
- the htpX gene encoding zinc metalloprotease HtpX yields MHHHFNGLKTAALFGVLFAVLLGIGAILSSGTGSPAYIWIFLAIGLATTAYSYWNSDKLAIRAMRAVPVTEAQAPEMYRIVRELSSKAGQPMPRLYVSPTMAPNAFATGRNPQHAAVCCTQGILVLLNERELRGVLGHELMHVYNRDILTSSVAAAIAGVITSLGQFLLFFGGGDRRNSNPLAAIAMAILAPFAASLIQMAIGRTREYDADEDGAKLTDDPLALASALRKLESGTQRAPLPANDQKLANTAHLMIANPFRAGVRGLLATHPPMDQRIERLERMAGRALGS; encoded by the coding sequence GTGCATCACCATTTCAACGGCCTCAAGACTGCCGCACTGTTCGGTGTGCTGTTTGCCGTGCTGCTGGGAATCGGGGCGATTCTGTCCTCGGGTACGGGAAGCCCCGCGTACATCTGGATCTTCCTGGCCATCGGCCTGGCCACCACCGCCTACAGCTATTGGAACAGCGACAAGCTCGCCATCCGGGCCATGCGCGCCGTGCCGGTGACCGAGGCACAGGCGCCGGAAATGTACCGGATTGTCCGGGAGCTCTCCTCGAAGGCCGGCCAGCCCATGCCGCGGCTGTATGTTTCCCCGACCATGGCGCCCAACGCCTTTGCCACCGGGCGCAACCCGCAGCACGCCGCGGTGTGCTGCACCCAGGGCATCCTGGTCCTGCTGAACGAGCGTGAACTGCGCGGTGTGCTCGGCCACGAGTTGATGCACGTCTACAACCGCGACATCCTCACCTCCTCGGTCGCCGCCGCGATTGCCGGCGTCATCACCTCGCTGGGCCAGTTCCTGCTCTTCTTCGGCGGCGGCGACCGCCGCAACTCGAACCCGCTGGCAGCCATCGCCATGGCCATTCTGGCCCCGTTTGCCGCGTCCCTGATCCAGATGGCCATCGGCCGGACCAGGGAGTACGACGCCGACGAAGACGGTGCCAAGCTCACGGACGATCCGCTGGCGCTCGCCTCGGCCCTGCGCAAACTGGAGAGCGGAACCCAGCGCGCCCCGTTGCCGGCCAATGACCAGAAGCTGGCCAACACCGCCCACCTGATGATTGCCAACCCGTTCCGCGCCGGCGTCCGCGGCCTCCTGGCCACGCATCCGCCGATGGATCAGCGGATTGAGCGCCTGGAACGGATGGCCGGCCGCGCGCTGGGCTCCTGA